The sequence ATTTCCACGCGAGGTGAAGAGCCGAAAAATAATGCTCTTCTAGACGTTAATCCGTCCGTTTATCGAAAGGGTAAATAGACATCGGAATTGTGTATGCCCCATGTGCAGTACTACCTTGCATAAGCTGGCTAAGCTTCGCGATATGCGTGCCATCCTTATCCGCAACTGGGTCCTTGAATGAAAAAGAATGTACGCGAAGCTCCTCAGCACCGTCAATCGGCTGAGTCACGATGTGTACATTTCCGCCGTCGATCGTTGCAGATACAGGACGGCGATCTGTGCCGATTAGGGGTTCAGTTTCTTTAACTTCCTGATGCTCGAGATCAACTGCCACGATCGTTCCTCGACTTGTAAAGTACGACACGCTTCCTTCTTCGTAGCGAGATGACCTATTTACGCCTGGTATCGGCAGCCCTTCGATCCTTCCTTCATGCATCAAAGTTGGTTTTTCATTCGGGCTACCAACCGAGACAACGTCCGCACCGCCAATATCGTCAGGAAATGAAATATATGATTTTTCTTTCCCACAGCCAAGAGTAGAGAAGTATTCGGATGCGACTGTTCCGGCAGGCGTATCAAGGCGAGATTCAGACAACAACCCGTCGGTTCCCATACGCACAAGTGTTAATCCGCTTCCGTCATCTTCATCACGTTCTAGCCAGACAGCTGTTTCATTAGTACAAGCCCTTAACGCGACTGGTCTCCTATCGCGAGGTACCGCGCTTGTAGTTTCCTTAGTTGCGAGCACAATGCGGCTCGAATACGGACTATCACTCGTGCTTTCATTAAAAACAAATACTGCTGTTTTATTGTCCACAGAACCAGCAGAAGTTGTTTGGGTTGGTAGGCCTAAACCTTCGAGTGGTTTCTCAGATTGCTTGCGAAAATCTGAATCGAAGACAACCAACTGATCCTTATCTGGAGCTACATACCCTTCACCAAGTCTTTCCATCGAAGGGTTATACACCGATGCAAGTTCAGCGAGAGAGCCTACCTCGTCAGTGCTCGTTCCAAAAACATAATTGGGATTGCTTGCGGAAGGAGCTGCAGAGACAGCTCTAGCGATCCCACCCCATTCCCAAGTGGCAAAAGATTTCGATGTTTGTGAACGCTCTTGCGCACACGAAGAAACGACAAGTGCACAGACGCCTAGAGCGTAAACCGCTAGGAGTTTTCGAAGTAGTGCTATGAGCATTGCGCTTTCACTTTCTGAATCTAACCTGACTTAGGCCAATTTAGTGCGGAAGTTCGTGGCCGGTGATTGCCTGGATGGTGGCGGTGAGGTCGGGCGGGAGTGGTACGGCGGCGTGAATGGTTTCGCTGCCAATGACGAGTTGAAAGCTGCGGTATTTCTTGAGTGTTCTCACGAGGCGCTTGATGGATTGACCACTGCGGGTCTCCATCAGGTGGGCCACGGCTAGTGCTGCCATCACAATATGGAGATGTGCTGTGATCGAGTCTTGTTTCCTGGCGTAGATTGGGCGTGCTTTCAGGTCTGATTTCGACATCCGAAACGATTTCTCAATGTTGAATAGCCTGCGGTAATGCCCGATAACCTCCTGGGCGTCAAGAGCGGTCAGGTCGGTTTCATAGCCTTTAATTCCGGCTAGGGCTCGGTGTTTGGCAGCAAGAGCGTAGTTGACCTTCTTGTTCGGGGCGGAAAGATCGATATAGCGGTTGCGCTTGATAGCGATATCGCCGTCAACAGCGCGTTTGGCTTTTGCGACTTGCTCTTTGATTCCGCGCAGGCTGCGTCTGGCCCGGTCGTGGGAGTACTGGTAATGCGTCACCGTATTTGGGGTTGTGTGTTTGCGCCCATCGCTTGCCGAGGCTTGTGTCCAGATCTGGCCGTGGGTGTAGTCTTCACCGGGGTTTTCCCGCCGCCAGGTTTCAATTACCTCTGGCACGGTGGGGGTTTTCACCGACAAAATGTAGTGCAGCCCTGCGTCAATGAGTGCTTGTTTGTTCGCTGCTGAAAACATGCCTGCATCAGCAACGACGGTGACCTCGTCGAGCTGGTAGGCCTCTTGGAACCGTGTGATCATCGGCAGCATCGTGTGGGTTTCTGCCGAGTTGCCAGCAAACGCGCCAACATGCAGTGGAAACCCGGTGGCATCAGTAAGCAGCCCGACAAGGATTTGTGGCTCTACACGGCGCTCTTTGGAAAACCCGGGTTTGCGAAGCTCATCAGGAGTATCGGTTTCAAAGTACAAGGTGGTCACGTCGTACAAGATGAATGCGCCTGGCCCGATACCTGCATGATGGGCCAACACTTGGGTTAGTGTCTCCCCAAACGATTCGGTCGCGAAGGTGGGAAGACGCCTCTGGATAGTGCGGTAGCTTGCGCTGGTGATGCCAACCTCGGCAAGAGTCTCGATGGAATCCAGCTTTGAGCCGGGATGGATGATCCGGGCACGCACCAGATCGCGAAACACCGGATCATCACCGCTTGCTGCAGCAAGGCCTAACTCGTTGAAACACGCATCAATACAGTCCAGCAAGTATCCGGCACGCTGACCGACTACCGGCAGCGGGTTGGAAACGCTGCCTGTTGCCGGTGGGATGTGTTTCACCTCGCCGAAGTCCATTGCGAGTTGGTCACCATCGACGATGCGTTGAGCTTCAGCTCTTAAAAGCGCAAGCTCAGACTCTGAATGTGCTGAGCCGATATGCTTCATCCTTTTCGCACCTTTGCGTTCAGAGAACACCACCTGCACCGCCGTCGCCCCAGAAGCGGTCTTGACGGTGCGAATATAAGGACTCACAAAAATCAGACTACTGAACACCCCCGGCACTACCCACTTAGTGCGGAAAAATTCCTCCCCGCCGATGAAAACCAACAGGTAACAGTGTCAAGAGTGACGTTACTCACCCACCCATGACCTAAGTCAGGCCGAAAAATAATGCTCTTCTAGACGTTAATCCGTCCGTTTATCGAAAGGGTAAATAGACATCGGAATTGTGTATGCCCCATGTGCAGTACTACCTTGCATAAGCTGGCTAAGCTTCGCGATATGCGTGCCATCCTTATCCGCAACTGGGTCCTTGAATGAAAAAGAATGTACGCGAAGCTCCTCAGCACCGTCAATCGGCTGAGTCACGATGTGTACATTTCCGCCGTCGATCGTTGCAGATACAGGACGGCGATCTGTGCCGATTAGGGGTTCAGTTTCTTTAACTTCCTGATGCTCGAGATCAACTGCCACGATCGTTCCTCGACTTGTAAAGTACGACACGCTTCCTTCTTCGTAGCGAGATGACCTATTTACGCCTGGTATCGGCAGCCCTTCGATCCTTCCTTCATGCATCAAAGTTGGTTTTTCATTCGGGCTACCAACCGAGACAACGTCCGCACCGCCAATATCGTCAGGAAATGAAATATATGATTTTTCTTTCCCACAGCCAAGAGTAGAGAAGTATTCGGATGCGACTGTTCCGGCAGGCGTATCAAGGCGAGATTCAGACAACAACCCGTCGGTTCCCATACGCACAAGTGTTAATCCGCTTCCGTCATCTTCATCACGTTCTAGCCAGACAGCTGTTTCATTAGTACAAGCCCTTAACGCGACTGGTCTCCTATCGCGAGGTACCGCGCTTGTAGTTTCCTTAGTTGCGAGCACAATGCGGCTCGAATACGGACTATCACTCGTGCTTTCATTAAAAACAAATACTGCTGTTTTATTGTCCACAGAACCAGCAGAAGTTGTTTGGGTTGGTAGGCCTAAACCTTCGAGTGGTTTCTCAGATTGCTTGCGAAAATCTGAATCGAAGACAACCAACTGATCCTTATCTGGAGCTACATACCCTTCACCAAGTCTTTCCATCGAAGGGTTATACACCGATGCAAGTTCAGCGAGAGAGCCTACCTCGTCAGTGCTCGTTCCAAAAACATAATTGGGATTGCTTGCGGAAGGAGCTGCAGAGACAGCTCTAGCGATCCCACCCCATTCCCAAGTGGCAAAAGATTTCGATGTTTGTGAACGCTCTTGCGCACACGAAGAAACGACAAGTGCACAGACGCCTAGAGCGTAAACCGCTAGGAGTTTTCGAAGTAGTGCTATGAGCATTGCGCTTTCACTTTCTGAATCTAAGCCCATTTCCCGTCCACACCGAATGCTGACAGTGCATACAGCGGTTCATTCCAAGCCTACCCACGTGGTGGTGTCATCGGTGTGGAGCTGTTCTTTCCAGATGGGGACTTCCGCTTTGACGCGGTCGGCGCAGGTCGAGGCGGCCTCGAAGGCGTCCTTGCGGTGTGCGGAGGCGGCGGCGACGATGAAAGCGGATTCGCCAATTTCTAGTGTTCCAGTCCGGTGCGTGCACCACAGGCGCACGGCGGGAAAGGCAGCGGCGACGTCAGCGGCCACGCGCTCGATTTCCTGCTGGGCGCTGGGATGCGCGGTGTAGGTCAGGAGTTTGACCCCGCGGCCGGAATCGTGGTTGCGCACAATGCCGTCGAATACAACGACGGCGCCGGTTTCAGCGGTGGCGATGTCGGGGGCAGTGATGGGCTCAGCGCTGATGTGGGCGCCGAGTAGGCCGAAATCAGTGCTCATGAATGCCTTCCAACTGGTTGATGATGTGGTGAAGAACTGGTTCGAGTACCGCGCAGCCGTCCTTGGCCGCGCCCGTGGAGCCGGGCAGGGCCATGGCGAAAGTGGGCCCGGTGACTCCGGCAACCGTACGCGAGAGTGCCGCGGTGGGGATGGCGGCGGAGTGCGCGTAGAAGGCGTGGGCCAGGCCGGGGAGCTCGCGCTCGAGGTGTGGGGTTAGTGCTTCGACAGTCTGGTCATCCGGGCTGATGCCCGTGCCGCCGGAAGTGAGGATGACGGAGGGGGCCTCGGCGAAGGCGGTGGCCAAGGCGGCGTCCATGTCGGCGTCTGCGACGACGACAGGCTCCGGGGTATCGAAGTCCTGCTCACGCAGGAAGTTCACCAAGATGGGGCCGGAACGGTCCTCGTACTCGCCGGCGGCGGCGCGGTTGGAGGCAACGATAACGAGTGCACGACGGGTCATGAGAGCGGAAACACCTCCACGAGGTCGCCGGCTGAAAGCTGTGAGCCGGCGGGGATACGAATAAGGGCTGTTGCGCCGATGGCCTGGGACATCAGGTGGGAGCTGGTGCCGCCGAGGAAGGAGGCGTGGGCTGTGCCATCGGCGATGCTGATAGTTCCGCGGCGGAACTGCTCGCGGTTGTTAAGGCCATCCGCGGGCTCAGTAAGGTGCGCGTGAAAAGGAGCCGGCGTGCGGCCAAGGACGGGTGCCAAGTAGAGGCGGAAGCTCACCAGCGTGGAGATGGGGTTGCCGGGGAAGCAGACTACGGGGACGTCGCCAAGGCGGGACAGGCCCTGCGGGCCACCCGGCTGCTGCGCCACGTGGCCGAACCAACCGTCTTCCTCGAAGATTTGGCGGATGACCTCGAATTTTCCGTGCGAGATGCCGCCGGAGGTGACGATGACATCGGGGCGGTGGGTGATAACTGCTTCGGCGAGGTCCGCGCGCAGGGCAGAAGGATCGTCATTCGTGCGCACGAAGCCGGCCACGTCGATGCCATACTGTGTGGCCAGGGCCGCGAGCATCGGCGCATTGGAATCGGGGATGGTGGCCTCGCCGTCGCCACCGATTTCAGCGCCGCCGGTGCAGATGAGGATGCGGGCGGGCGCGAAGGTGAGGACCTCGGTGAGACCTTGGGAGGCGAGGGTGGCGATGGAGGGGGCGTCGAGAAGCGCGTGCTCGTTGATGAGGATGGTCCCCGCCTGGACATCGGACCCCGCGCGCCGGATGAACTGCTCGGGAGCTGCCGGCACGGTGACGGTAGCGCCTTCTTCCGGGAAGTGCGGGGGCTCGCAGTGCTCGACGGGCACGATGGTGGCGGTGCCCGCGGGAACTTTGGCGCCGGTCATAATGGGCAGGGCGGAGCCGTCCGTGAGCTCACCAGGAACGTTTCCCGCCGCGATGGTGCGGCCCACGGTGAAGGTTCCGCCGTCACACGTGGGCAGCGCGTAGCCGTCCATCTGCGAGTTATCAAAGGGCGGCAGGTCCGCCTCCGCGCGGTAGGTGGTCGCAGCGCGGCGTCCGAAGGCGCTGGTCAGCGGAGTGGAGACAGCCCGCGGCTGCGGAAGAGCCGCGCGAACGGCGGCGAGGTGCTCCTCATAAGTGCGCATCGGGTTCCTTCCTGTCGCAGAGGCTGGCATAGTAGCAGCCATGGTTGATGTTCACTATTTTGCCGCAGCCCGCGCCGCCGCGGGGCGCGCGCAGGACACAGCGGAGGCGTCCACCTTGGGGGAGCTGCTCGACGTGTTGCGCCAGCGCCACACCGGCAGCACGGAGGCCGGCATGAGCTTTGCGCAAGTGCTGGAACGCTGCACATTCCTCGTTGATGGCGCGAGAGCTACGGAGGACGCAGTGCTTTCCGACGCCTCCCGCGTCGACGTCCTCCCGCCCTTCGCAGGGGGTTAGTTTCGGCTCCGCAAGGGACTGGTGAAGAAGTTCACCACGCCGGATACGATCGCGAGGACAATCGCGCCGATGATGGCGGCGCCCCAGCCGTCGATGACGAGTGAATCCATCAGCGCGCTGACAAGCAGCAGGACCGCACCGTTGATGACGAGCGCGAAGAGGCCCAGCGTCAGGCAGGTCAGCGGGGCGCCGAGGAAGCGGAGGACTGGTGTGACCACCTCGTTGACGATGATGAAGACCGCCGCGATGAGCAGAAAATTCTGGGTGGTCGCGGGAACGATATCGATTCCGGGGACAATCGCCACCACGGCCCAGAAGGCCACCGCGACGGCAATGACGTTGAGTGCAAAATTGATCAATGTCTTCACAACTGCACTCTAACGCGGAAACTAATTCTGTGCACCGAAGGCTGCGTCCCAAGCCTTGAGCAGCGTCTCGGTTTCCTCCGCCGTGGTGACGGTGACGCGCACGCCCTCGGGGAAGGCGCGGACGAGGACATCGTGCTGTGCTAGCTTTTCGGCGACCTCTTGCGGAGACCCAAGCGCGGCGATGTTCTCCGTGGCAAACCAGATGTGGTTGGCCTGGGACTCCGGCACGCCATAATCCGCGAAGTGCTGCACCAGGCGGTCGCGCTGCTCCACGGTCTCATCGGTGCGCTCGCGCAACTCCTTCTGGGAGGCCAGCGAGGCCTGGGCACCCGCCTGCGCTACCGAGTTCACCGAGAAGGGGATGGCCACCTTGCTCAGGGCGGAGATAATCTCCTCATTGCCAAAGGCATAACCCAAGCGAATGCCGGCCAAGCCGTAGGCCTTGGAGAAGGTGCGCAGGCCAATGACGTTGTCGTGGGTGTGAACGTAGTCCGTGGCCAGCGGAATGGCATCATTGCGGTTGTATTCAATGTAGGCCTCATCGAGCGCCACGATGATGTTGTCCGGAACCTTGGCCAGGAAGGCGTCGAACTCCTCCTTGGTGATGATGGAGCCAGTCGGGTTGTTCGGGTTGCACACGAAGATCAGCCGGGTCTTCTCCGTGATTGCTGCAGCCATGGCGTCTAGGTCCACGCGGTGGTCGGCGGTGAGCGGCACCTTCACCGGGGTGGCGCCCACGACCTGGGCGAAGATGGGGTAGGCCTCGAAAGAGCGCCAAGGGAAGATGACCTCATCGCCCGGCACGGAGGTGATTTCCACTAGCTCTTGGCAAATGGCGGAGGAGCCAGCACCAGTGGTGACCTGCTCCGGGGTGACACCGAGGTTCTCCGCCAGGGCCTTGCGGATTTCCACCGCGCCCATGTCTGGGTAGCGGTTGACGTGTGCCACGGCGGCTTCCATGGCCTTGAGCGCGCCCGGCAGCGGCTCTTGAGTTGCCTCGTTGGAGGAGAGTTTCAAGGCAGTCTCGGAATTCTTGCCGGGAACATAGATGGGCAGGGACGAAAGATCTGGGCGAATCATGTTTTCCACCTTAGGCGTTGCGCGGGCCACGTGGCCCGAAGTCGAAGTCAGCGGTTTGGGGGCCAAAGGCTTGCAGGCCCTTAGGGGCATCGAGAGGATCGAGTCGAACCTCGAGGAAGGCGCCGCGCTCCGGGTGGGCAGCGATATCCTCCAAGGCGTGGGCGAGCTCGCCCTCCGTGGCAGCGGTGTAGGTCTGCATCGTCGTGTCCTGCATGAAGGCCTTCGGCAGGGCGGTGTAGTCCCACATTTGAATCTCGTTGTATTCGCGTTCCATGCCTAGGATGAAGCGCTCAATGGTGTAGCCATCGTTGTTGACCAGCACAATGATGGGCTTGAGGTCCTGGCGCACGATGGTGGATAGTTCCTGGGCAGTGAGCTGGAAGGAGCCGTCACCGATGAAGAGGACATGTCGGCGCTCCGGGTTCGCTAGCTGGGAGCCGAGCACGCACGGCAGGGTGAAACCGATGGAGCCCCAGATGGTGGAGTTGATGTACTGCACGCCTTCGGGCATGCGCTGTTGACCCAGGCCGATGTTGGAGGTGCCGGCTTCGGCGATGACCACGTCATCTTCTTGAATAAAACTCAGCATCTGTGGCCAGATGCGCTCTTGGGTGAGCGGGGCATCCGGGTTCGGTTCGAAGGGCTCGGGTTCGAAGCCAGCAGTGCTTGGCGACGTCTCGGCTTCCGGGATGCGGTTAAGGAGGACGTCGAGAAGCTCCAGCGTTTGAATGCCCACGAAGAACTCACCATCGGCGTTGAGGTGCTGGTCACCGAAGTTGTAGACGCGGGCGTTCGCCAGGTTGTGGGTGAAAGAGCCGGAGTTCACCTCGATAAAACGCGGGTTCGTGGTGACCAGGAAATCGGAGTTCTCAATGCGCTCCTGCACGCCCGGGGCAGATGCGGCGCCGTTGTAGGTGCCAATGAACAGCGGGTGGCGCTCCGACAGGATGGCCTTGCCGGAGGAGAGCTGGGAGTAGGGCAGCTGGGCCTTGTCGATGATGGCGCGGAATTTCTCCGTGAAACCGTGGCGGTTGGTGTCCTGGTCGATGAGGATGATGGGATCCTTGGCCTTTGCGAGGTGCTCGAGCAGGTAATTCGCGGCGGCTTCCAAGCGCTCCGGATCGGAGGGCATGAGAGCGGTGGAGAAAGGCTCATCAGGCACCTCGACGGTGAGGTGCGTGATGTCGGAGGGGATCTGGATGTGCACCGGGCGCTTCTCGCGCAGGCACGCATGCAGGGCGCGGTCGAACTCCTCGACCACGTTCATCGGGGAAACGCGCGTGGCAACTTCCGTAAACGGTGCGATGGAGTCAAGCATGTTGGCAAAGTCGCCGTCGGCAAGCGAGTGGTGCAGGTTCCACCGGAACTCCGTGGCGTACTGCGGCGGCGCGCCAGCCAGTGACACCAGCGGGACGTGCTCGGCGCGCGCCCCCGCAATGCCGTTGAGGGCGGAGAGCTCGCCCACGCCGTAGGTGGTGAGCAGGCAGCCCACGCCCTTCTGGCGGGCATAGCCATCTGCCGCATACGCCGCGTTGAGCTCGTTGCAGGCGCCGACGAAGCGGATGCCGTCAGCAGCCTCGATTTGTTCAAGGAAGCTTAAGTTGAAGTCACCGGGCACGCCGATGATCTCCGTGATGCCGATGGCCTTGAGTCGGTCAATAATGAAATCACCAATGGTGGTCTGCATGATAGGAGGAAACCTTTCTATTTTTTACGTGCGTCGTGGCGCTTCTTGCCTACCCAGATCAGTCCCAGGGCCATAATCCACAAGGGTAAGACAATAGCGCCGGTGCGGTAATCGGGCAGGAAGAACATCAGCACGATGACGAAGGCAAAGAAGCCTAAGCATAGGTAGTTCGCAAAGGGATACAGCGGTGCGCGGAAGGCAGCGTTGGGGTAGCGGCGACGGAACTTGAGATGCGCAATAGCAATGGCGGACCACGAAATGAGCTCCGCCCCCACAATGATGGCCAGCAAGATGATGAGGATCTTGCCCTCGAAGAGGAAGTTGAGCAGCACCGCCGAACCCATGAGCAGGGCGTTAAACAGCAGAGCGCGCACCGGCACGCCTTTGGCGTTGACTGAATCGAATAAAGGCGGGGCCTGGCCGCCGCGGGAGAGATCCCGCAACATGCGCGCACCGGAGAAGGTCATGGTGTTGAACACTGATACGGCAGCCACCAGCACGATGAGGTTCAGGCCCGTGGCGGCGGCGCCAATGCCAAGGGTGCTCAGCGCGCGCACGAAAGGCGAAGTGGAAGTATCCAACTCATTCCAGGGAGCCAGCAGCACGATGATGCCGATGCCGCCGATGTAGAAGATAAGGATGCGCCAGATCACGTTGTTGATGGCCTTGGGCAGGGACTCGGAAGGATCCTGTGCTTCACCGGCAGCGGTGCCGATGGAGATGATGCCGCCGAAGGAGAAGATCACCGCGACGAGGGAGAAGATGACGCCGCTAGCGCCGTTGGGGAACATGCCGCCGTGCTCAGTGATGTTGCTTAGGCCCAGTGCGGGTTCTGGGGTCAGGCCCAAGACGATGGCGACGCCGACGATGATCATGAGGATCAGTGCGGCCACCTTGATGAGGGAAAGCCAAAACTCCGCTTCGGCGAAAGCCCCAACGTGCACCAAGTTAATAGCGGTGACGATGACAAGCGCAATGAGCGCAGTGAGCCAGTGCGGGATGCCGGGGAACCAGAAGTCCATAATGGTGCCGGCCGCGGTGAGCTCCACCATGCCCACGACGATGGTGGTAAACCACCAGTTCCAGCCGGTGACAAAGCCGGCGATGGGGCCGATGTACTCGCGGGCATACGCGCTGAAGGAACCCGCGACGGGATTCTCCACGGCCATCTCACCCAGCATGCGCATGATGAGGAAGATGATGAAACCACCGATGGCGTAGGCGGCGATAACGCCTGGCCCGGCCTCCTGGATGGAGGCACCGGAACCAAGGAAGAGGCCCGTGCCGATGCAGGAGCCGAAGGCGATCATCTGCAGGTGGCGTGATTTCATGCCGCGCTGCAGGCCGTCGTCTGCACCAGCGCTGGTACCGGTGTTCACGTCCTGTGCTCTGACGGAATTATTGGTTGTGGTCATGTAGACGCCCTTCATGAACGTATATGTGTGACGAGTGTCATTGAACTGTAGGAGATTATCGCCCACCACAGTTTTGTTTGTCACTAGACAATTTTCGTAAGTATCTTTGACATATGTCAAAAGTGTCTCCCCCGCAGCTGACGAACATTCAGGACATCGTCGACGATTGCGCCCAGATCCTGCAGCGCTCCGTTGAGGTGACTACCCCCACCATCGCCGTGATTGCTGCCAGCGCTCAGATCGGCGCCATCGACAACAATCGTGCCCGGTCCATCCTTAACCGCACGCCACCGCCGGAGCCGATTCCGTGGATGCTGAGCTTCGGCATTCAGGAAGCGGTCCTGCCGGTGCGCCTGCCCGCCAACCCGCGCTACGACATGTTGCCTCGTTTGGTTATTCCGCTGCGTCACCAGGGGAGACTGGTGGGGTATCTGTGGGCTATTGATGAGCCCGCGCTGGGTGATGCCCCCGTGGTCAAGCTCGGCTCTCTTCTTACCCGCTTGGCTCGGCTTATCGACGAACACGATGCTCCACTGGCCGCCCATGCGCAACAGTTAGGTGACATGGCCCGCGAAGTCCTCGCGGGCGATCCTGCCGCGCTGGCGGCAGCCCGGGAACGTGACCTC is a genomic window of Corynebacterium singulare containing:
- a CDS encoding IS1634 family transposase — its product is MSPYIRTVKTASGATAVQVVFSERKGAKRMKHIGSAHSESELALLRAEAQRIVDGDQLAMDFGEVKHIPPATGSVSNPLPVVGQRAGYLLDCIDACFNELGLAAASGDDPVFRDLVRARIIHPGSKLDSIETLAEVGITSASYRTIQRRLPTFATESFGETLTQVLAHHAGIGPGAFILYDVTTLYFETDTPDELRKPGFSKERRVEPQILVGLLTDATGFPLHVGAFAGNSAETHTMLPMITRFQEAYQLDEVTVVADAGMFSAANKQALIDAGLHYILSVKTPTVPEVIETWRRENPGEDYTHGQIWTQASASDGRKHTTPNTVTHYQYSHDRARRSLRGIKEQVAKAKRAVDGDIAIKRNRYIDLSAPNKKVNYALAAKHRALAGIKGYETDLTALDAQEVIGHYRRLFNIEKSFRMSKSDLKARPIYARKQDSITAHLHIVMAALAVAHLMETRSGQSIKRLVRTLKKYRSFQLVIGSETIHAAVPLPPDLTATIQAITGHELPH
- a CDS encoding molybdenum cofactor biosynthesis protein MoaE, producing the protein MSTDFGLLGAHISAEPITAPDIATAETGAVVVFDGIVRNHDSGRGVKLLTYTAHPSAQQEIERVAADVAAAFPAVRLWCTHRTGTLEIGESAFIVAAASAHRKDAFEAASTCADRVKAEVPIWKEQLHTDDTTTWVGLE
- a CDS encoding MogA/MoaB family molybdenum cofactor biosynthesis protein, whose product is MTRRALVIVASNRAAAGEYEDRSGPILVNFLREQDFDTPEPVVVADADMDAALATAFAEAPSVILTSGGTGISPDDQTVEALTPHLERELPGLAHAFYAHSAAIPTAALSRTVAGVTGPTFAMALPGSTGAAKDGCAVLEPVLHHIINQLEGIHEH
- a CDS encoding molybdopterin molybdotransferase MoeA codes for the protein MRTYEEHLAAVRAALPQPRAVSTPLTSAFGRRAATTYRAEADLPPFDNSQMDGYALPTCDGGTFTVGRTIAAGNVPGELTDGSALPIMTGAKVPAGTATIVPVEHCEPPHFPEEGATVTVPAAPEQFIRRAGSDVQAGTILINEHALLDAPSIATLASQGLTEVLTFAPARILICTGGAEIGGDGEATIPDSNAPMLAALATQYGIDVAGFVRTNDDPSALRADLAEAVITHRPDVIVTSGGISHGKFEVIRQIFEEDGWFGHVAQQPGGPQGLSRLGDVPVVCFPGNPISTLVSFRLYLAPVLGRTPAPFHAHLTEPADGLNNREQFRRGTISIADGTAHASFLGGTSSHLMSQAIGATALIRIPAGSQLSAGDLVEVFPLS
- a CDS encoding MoaD/ThiS family protein; this encodes MVDVHYFAAARAAAGRAQDTAEASTLGELLDVLRQRHTGSTEAGMSFAQVLERCTFLVDGARATEDAVLSDASRVDVLPPFAGG
- a CDS encoding phage holin family protein codes for the protein MKTLINFALNVIAVAVAFWAVVAIVPGIDIVPATTQNFLLIAAVFIIVNEVVTPVLRFLGAPLTCLTLGLFALVINGAVLLLVSALMDSLVIDGWGAAIIGAIVLAIVSGVVNFFTSPLRSRN
- the hisC gene encoding histidinol-phosphate transaminase; translated protein: MIRPDLSSLPIYVPGKNSETALKLSSNEATQEPLPGALKAMEAAVAHVNRYPDMGAVEIRKALAENLGVTPEQVTTGAGSSAICQELVEITSVPGDEVIFPWRSFEAYPIFAQVVGATPVKVPLTADHRVDLDAMAAAITEKTRLIFVCNPNNPTGSIITKEEFDAFLAKVPDNIIVALDEAYIEYNRNDAIPLATDYVHTHDNVIGLRTFSKAYGLAGIRLGYAFGNEEIISALSKVAIPFSVNSVAQAGAQASLASQKELRERTDETVEQRDRLVQHFADYGVPESQANHIWFATENIAALGSPQEVAEKLAQHDVLVRAFPEGVRVTVTTAEETETLLKAWDAAFGAQN
- a CDS encoding alpha-keto acid decarboxylase family protein, which gives rise to MQTTIGDFIIDRLKAIGITEIIGVPGDFNLSFLEQIEAADGIRFVGACNELNAAYAADGYARQKGVGCLLTTYGVGELSALNGIAGARAEHVPLVSLAGAPPQYATEFRWNLHHSLADGDFANMLDSIAPFTEVATRVSPMNVVEEFDRALHACLREKRPVHIQIPSDITHLTVEVPDEPFSTALMPSDPERLEAAANYLLEHLAKAKDPIILIDQDTNRHGFTEKFRAIIDKAQLPYSQLSSGKAILSERHPLFIGTYNGAASAPGVQERIENSDFLVTTNPRFIEVNSGSFTHNLANARVYNFGDQHLNADGEFFVGIQTLELLDVLLNRIPEAETSPSTAGFEPEPFEPNPDAPLTQERIWPQMLSFIQEDDVVIAEAGTSNIGLGQQRMPEGVQYINSTIWGSIGFTLPCVLGSQLANPERRHVLFIGDGSFQLTAQELSTIVRQDLKPIIVLVNNDGYTIERFILGMEREYNEIQMWDYTALPKAFMQDTTMQTYTAATEGELAHALEDIAAHPERGAFLEVRLDPLDAPKGLQAFGPQTADFDFGPRGPRNA
- a CDS encoding amino acid permease, which encodes MTNKTVVGDNLLQFNDTRHTYTFMKGVYMTTTNNSVRAQDVNTGTSAGADDGLQRGMKSRHLQMIAFGSCIGTGLFLGSGASIQEAGPGVIAAYAIGGFIIFLIMRMLGEMAVENPVAGSFSAYAREYIGPIAGFVTGWNWWFTTIVVGMVELTAAGTIMDFWFPGIPHWLTALIALVIVTAINLVHVGAFAEAEFWLSLIKVAALILMIIVGVAIVLGLTPEPALGLSNITEHGGMFPNGASGVIFSLVAVIFSFGGIISIGTAAGEAQDPSESLPKAINNVIWRILIFYIGGIGIIVLLAPWNELDTSTSPFVRALSTLGIGAAATGLNLIVLVAAVSVFNTMTFSGARMLRDLSRGGQAPPLFDSVNAKGVPVRALLFNALLMGSAVLLNFLFEGKILIILLAIIVGAELISWSAIAIAHLKFRRRYPNAAFRAPLYPFANYLCLGFFAFVIVLMFFLPDYRTGAIVLPLWIMALGLIWVGKKRHDARKK